A part of Melittangium boletus DSM 14713 genomic DNA contains:
- a CDS encoding CotH kinase family protein has protein sequence MPPLPTQFTYPPLQTTVGQYTVEIDPKLLALFDKNKDTPPQPATVITPDGQHRSAKIRLRGNSSRSWPKKSWRVELPKGTKFDGRRKINLISEWRDSTMMLEKLGYDMLAAMGVPAPKATYVRLVINGQFQGVYVDLERVDKPFLANRGFADTEGSIYRCGAKNCEMKMAFDATYQHDWEVESPDNGSRGPLNDFLDVVNHAPEPQFVQALSERFELERHLRELAVDALIDNATVEDSRSYLIHDAVTGRISYVPWDFNNTDAKYIPFGNRTDADYEHPLFNFSLFDGRVENEYLAREEKEPKRWKPIFSNLNTRIFLNPELRERELVLVERALDELLDPRVIHARIDAIHALIAPYMGNAPHTDVTRFLDGPRYMKKYVQERTRFLRGQVAAWRGWKPELVLQAVNAQQGWIELRNLGTKKVSTSGLVITTDLRNAKKRNVPSHTIQPGETLRLTQGQLGLKLAPQGEVGLFNGKSVVGVLDALYYGALPAGKLYAREPTAPMRWQVR, from the coding sequence TTGCCGCCGCTCCCCACGCAATTCACCTACCCACCGCTCCAGACCACGGTGGGGCAGTACACCGTCGAGATCGACCCCAAGCTGCTGGCGCTCTTCGACAAGAACAAGGACACCCCCCCGCAGCCCGCGACCGTCATCACCCCGGATGGCCAGCACCGAAGCGCGAAGATCCGACTGCGCGGCAACAGCTCCCGGAGCTGGCCCAAGAAGAGCTGGCGCGTCGAGCTGCCCAAGGGCACGAAGTTCGACGGACGCCGGAAGATCAACCTCATCTCCGAGTGGCGCGACTCCACGATGATGCTGGAGAAGCTGGGCTACGACATGCTCGCCGCCATGGGCGTGCCCGCGCCCAAGGCGACGTACGTGCGGCTGGTCATCAACGGCCAATTCCAGGGCGTCTATGTGGACCTGGAGCGCGTGGACAAACCCTTCCTCGCCAACCGCGGCTTCGCCGATACCGAAGGCAGCATCTACCGCTGCGGAGCGAAGAACTGCGAGATGAAGATGGCCTTCGACGCCACCTACCAGCACGATTGGGAGGTGGAGTCACCCGACAACGGCTCGAGGGGCCCGCTCAATGACTTCCTCGACGTGGTCAATCACGCGCCGGAACCCCAGTTCGTCCAGGCGCTGAGCGAGCGGTTCGAGCTGGAGCGCCACCTGCGCGAGCTCGCCGTGGACGCGCTCATCGACAACGCAACCGTGGAGGACTCTCGCAGCTACCTCATCCACGATGCCGTGACGGGGCGCATCTCCTACGTCCCGTGGGACTTCAACAACACGGACGCCAAGTACATCCCCTTCGGCAATCGGACCGACGCCGACTACGAGCACCCGCTCTTCAACTTCAGCCTCTTCGATGGCCGGGTGGAGAACGAGTACCTCGCCCGCGAGGAGAAGGAGCCCAAGCGCTGGAAGCCCATCTTCTCCAACCTCAACACCCGCATCTTCCTCAACCCCGAGCTGCGTGAACGGGAGCTGGTGCTCGTCGAGCGGGCCCTGGATGAACTGCTCGACCCGCGGGTCATCCATGCGCGGATCGATGCCATCCATGCGCTGATCGCGCCCTACATGGGGAACGCCCCCCACACGGACGTGACGCGATTCCTGGATGGTCCTCGCTACATGAAGAAGTACGTCCAGGAGCGCACCCGCTTCCTCCGCGGACAGGTGGCGGCCTGGCGCGGCTGGAAACCGGAACTCGTGCTCCAGGCCGTGAATGCCCAGCAGGGTTGGATCGAGCTGCGCAACCTCGGCACGAAGAAGGTGAGCACCTCCGGGCTCGTGATCACCACCGACCTGCGCAACGCCAAGAAGCGCAACGTGCCGTCACACACGATCCAACCGGGCGAGACATTGCGGCTGACCCAGGGCCAGCTCGGCTTGAAACTCGCGCCCCAGGGCGAGGTGGGCCTCTTCAACGGCAAGAGCGTGGTGGGCGTGTTGGACGCGCTCTACTACGGCGCGCTCCCGGCCGGGAAGCTCTACGCGAGAGAGCCGACGGCGCCCATGCGCTGGCAGGTGCGCTGA
- a CDS encoding ABC transporter permease, which translates to MRHLLKNLGLYALAAWASLTLNFLIPRMMPGDPASAMFARFAGQLQPEAIAALREAFGFTNEPLWNQYLTYGANILQGNLGLSVAYFPATVTEVIGTGLGWTLLLSGVGVIISFLLGTLLGVIATWRRGGWLDSSLPPMLSFLGAFPYFWLAMMLLYGLGFSLGAFPLRHAYSDMLEPSLSGEFLLSVAEHMVLPVTSIVIASLGGWMLGMRSTMVGVLSEDYISLANAKGLSQLRIMFHYAARNALLPNITSFGMALGFVLSGSLLTEIVFSYPGQGYLLIQAVRNQDYPLMQGIFLTITLAVLAANLLVDILYIWLDPRTRAR; encoded by the coding sequence GTGCGTCATCTCCTGAAGAACCTGGGCCTCTATGCGCTCGCCGCCTGGGCCTCGCTCACGCTCAATTTCCTCATCCCCCGGATGATGCCGGGAGATCCCGCCTCGGCGATGTTCGCGCGCTTCGCCGGTCAGCTCCAGCCGGAGGCCATCGCGGCATTGCGCGAGGCATTTGGTTTCACGAACGAGCCGCTGTGGAACCAATACCTCACGTATGGCGCCAACATCCTGCAGGGCAACCTGGGCCTGTCCGTGGCCTACTTCCCCGCGACGGTGACGGAGGTGATCGGCACGGGTCTGGGTTGGACGCTCCTGCTGTCGGGCGTGGGAGTGATCATCAGCTTCTTGTTGGGCACGCTGCTCGGGGTGATCGCCACCTGGCGGCGCGGCGGCTGGCTGGACTCCTCGCTCCCCCCGATGTTGAGCTTCCTCGGTGCCTTCCCGTACTTCTGGCTCGCGATGATGCTCCTCTACGGGCTTGGCTTCTCGCTCGGGGCGTTTCCCCTGCGCCACGCCTACAGCGACATGCTGGAGCCCTCGCTGAGTGGTGAGTTCCTCTTGAGCGTCGCCGAGCACATGGTGCTGCCCGTGACGTCGATCGTGATCGCCTCGTTGGGCGGCTGGATGCTCGGGATGCGCAGCACCATGGTGGGCGTCCTGTCCGAGGACTACATCAGCCTGGCGAACGCCAAGGGTCTGTCTCAGCTGCGCATCATGTTCCACTACGCCGCGCGCAATGCCCTGCTGCCGAACATCACCAGCTTCGGTATGGCGCTCGGGTTCGTGCTCTCCGGCTCGTTGTTGACCGAGATCGTGTTCTCCTACCCTGGCCAGGGCTACCTGCTCATCCAGGCGGTGCGCAATCAGGACTATCCCCTCATGCAGGGCATCTTCCTGACCATCACCCTGGCCGTGCTGGCGGCGAACCTGCTCGTGGACATCCTCTACATCTGGCTCGATCCCAGGACGCGCGCGCGCTGA
- a CDS encoding ABC transporter permease, producing the protein MSVQPGEGAVAVKAARRPRSGFFWQLISNRKAAVGVGLVTFFLLLAIFGPFLTEDPSAFVSAPHQPPSSEYLLGTTGQGQDVLAQTIAGARTSLTVGFLAGLAVMVIGAIIGMASGFLGGWVDSVLSLFTNVFLIIPGLPMAVVIAAYLRPGPVTIGIVLVITGWAWNARVLRSQVLSLREKDFVSAAIVSGEGRMRIIFREILPNMTSLLMSGFISATVYAIGAQVGLEFLGIGDVGVVTWGTNLYWASNNAALLTGAWWTVVPTGLCVALVGFALVLVNFGIDEITNPRLRSDRSWTRMLKSHKLKEGLTTPVVRRLGQ; encoded by the coding sequence GTGAGTGTTCAGCCGGGGGAGGGGGCCGTCGCCGTGAAGGCGGCGCGCCGTCCGCGCTCGGGATTCTTCTGGCAGTTGATCAGCAACCGCAAGGCGGCCGTGGGCGTGGGGCTCGTGACCTTCTTCCTGCTGCTCGCGATCTTCGGTCCGTTCCTCACGGAGGATCCGTCCGCGTTCGTGAGCGCCCCGCACCAGCCGCCGTCGTCCGAGTATCTGCTCGGGACGACGGGGCAGGGACAGGACGTGCTCGCGCAGACGATCGCGGGTGCGCGCACCTCCCTCACGGTGGGCTTCCTGGCGGGACTGGCCGTCATGGTGATCGGCGCGATCATCGGGATGGCATCGGGTTTCCTCGGAGGGTGGGTCGACAGCGTCCTGTCGCTGTTCACCAACGTGTTCCTCATCATCCCCGGCCTGCCCATGGCCGTGGTGATCGCCGCCTACCTGCGGCCCGGTCCGGTCACGATCGGCATCGTGCTGGTCATCACTGGCTGGGCCTGGAACGCGCGCGTGCTGCGCTCCCAGGTGCTCTCCCTGCGCGAGAAGGACTTCGTGTCCGCCGCGATCGTGAGCGGTGAGGGCCGCATGCGCATCATCTTCCGGGAGATCCTCCCCAACATGACGTCGTTGCTGATGAGCGGCTTCATCTCCGCCACCGTCTACGCGATTGGCGCCCAGGTGGGGCTCGAGTTCCTGGGCATTGGCGACGTGGGCGTCGTCACCTGGGGCACCAACCTGTACTGGGCGAGCAACAACGCGGCGCTCTTGACGGGGGCGTGGTGGACGGTGGTGCCCACGGGCTTGTGCGTGGCGCTCGTCGGGTTCGCGCTCGTGCTCGTCAACTTCGGAATCGACGAGATCACCAACCCGCGCCTGCGCTCGGATCGCTCGTGGACGCGGATGCTCAAGAGCCACAAACTCAAAGAGGGGCTCACGACCCCGGTGGTGAGACGCCTTGGACAATAA
- a CDS encoding ABC transporter ATP-binding protein — MDNKTSAQPLLSVRDLRVEYMTPGGSVCAVDGVSFDIGRGEVLGLAGESGSGKSTAAQALLRLLRPPAVITGGQVLFEGEDVLSMNDAQLRAFRWRKISFVFQSAMNALNPVLTIGEQIADAIQAHRPVKKAEAFDRAASLLKLVGIDSSRLSSFPHQLSGGMRQRVVIAIALALDPPLMIMDEPTTALDVVVQKEILQQITELKNKIGFSILFITHDLSLLMEFSTRIAILYAGRLVEVASAKELFHSPKHPYTRGLLNSAPSLRGPRGKLVGIPGSPPDLRALPPGCRFHPRCPEAMAHCRSDVPDVRTFGPDHLSVCHLHSR; from the coding sequence TTGGACAATAAGACTTCCGCGCAACCGCTGCTCTCGGTCCGCGATCTCCGCGTGGAGTACATGACGCCCGGCGGCTCGGTGTGCGCCGTGGACGGAGTGTCGTTCGACATCGGCCGGGGCGAGGTGTTGGGGCTCGCGGGCGAGTCGGGCAGTGGCAAGTCGACCGCGGCCCAGGCCCTGCTCCGGCTGTTGCGCCCGCCCGCGGTCATCACCGGCGGCCAGGTGCTCTTCGAGGGCGAGGACGTGCTCTCGATGAACGACGCGCAGTTGCGTGCCTTCCGCTGGCGGAAGATCTCGTTCGTCTTCCAGAGCGCGATGAACGCGCTCAACCCGGTGCTCACCATTGGCGAGCAGATCGCCGATGCCATTCAGGCCCACCGTCCGGTGAAGAAGGCGGAAGCGTTCGACCGGGCCGCCTCGCTCCTCAAGCTCGTGGGCATCGACAGCTCGCGGCTGTCCAGCTTCCCGCACCAGTTGTCCGGCGGCATGCGGCAGCGCGTGGTGATCGCCATCGCGCTCGCGCTCGATCCGCCGCTGATGATCATGGACGAGCCGACGACGGCGCTCGATGTCGTCGTGCAGAAGGAAATCCTGCAGCAGATCACCGAGCTCAAGAACAAGATCGGCTTCTCCATCTTGTTCATCACGCATGATCTCTCGCTCCTGATGGAGTTCTCCACGCGCATCGCCATCCTCTACGCGGGACGGCTCGTGGAGGTGGCCTCCGCGAAGGAGCTGTTCCATTCACCCAAGCACCCGTACACGCGGGGGTTGTTGAACTCCGCGCCCTCGCTCCGGGGACCGCGCGGCAAGCTCGTGGGCATTCCGGGTTCGCCGCCGGACCTGCGCGCGCTTCCCCCGGGCTGCCGGTTCCATCCCCGGTGTCCCGAGGCGATGGCCCACTGCCGCAGTGACGTGCCCGATGTGCGCACGTTCGGTCCCGATCACCTCAGCGTCTGTCACCTGCACTCCCGATGA
- a CDS encoding ABC transporter ATP-binding protein produces MTIRDPQRPALLEVRGLSKYFHVGQGFKPKQLRALQDISFTLGEREVIALVGESGSGKSTIARLIARLMPVSGGKIFFQGRDILDAEPREASRDYRSHVQMIFQDPFGSLNPVHTLGYHLERPLLLHGKARTDAELRDRVHALLSTVDLNPAAEVAAKYPHQLSGGQRQRVAIARALAPEPSIILADEPISMLDVSIRVGVLNLMERLKEERGISYLYITHDLASARYFADRTMVLYAGQLVESAPSEELMQRPAHPYTQLLLSAVPDPTGSITSELKARPGAPVLIDPPPGCPFAARCPNVLPACRERMPGRTQLDATRWVRCHLFGEGAPAVPEKAEA; encoded by the coding sequence ATGACGATCCGCGATCCGCAGCGCCCGGCACTCCTCGAGGTCAGGGGTCTCAGCAAGTATTTCCACGTGGGCCAGGGCTTCAAGCCGAAGCAGTTGCGAGCCCTCCAGGACATCTCCTTCACCCTCGGTGAGCGGGAGGTCATCGCGCTCGTGGGGGAGTCTGGCAGTGGCAAGAGCACCATCGCGCGGTTGATCGCGCGGCTGATGCCCGTGTCGGGAGGGAAGATCTTCTTCCAGGGCCGGGACATCCTCGACGCGGAGCCGCGCGAGGCGTCTCGCGACTACCGCTCCCACGTGCAGATGATCTTCCAGGATCCGTTCGGCTCGTTGAACCCGGTCCACACGCTCGGCTACCACCTCGAGCGGCCGCTCCTGCTCCATGGCAAGGCCCGGACCGACGCGGAGCTGCGCGATCGCGTGCACGCGCTGCTCTCCACGGTGGACCTGAATCCTGCGGCGGAAGTCGCGGCCAAGTATCCGCACCAGCTCTCGGGCGGACAGCGGCAGCGCGTGGCGATCGCCCGCGCCCTCGCGCCCGAGCCCTCCATCATCCTGGCGGACGAGCCCATCTCCATGCTCGATGTGTCCATCCGCGTGGGCGTGCTCAACCTGATGGAGCGCCTCAAGGAGGAGCGAGGCATCTCCTACCTGTACATCACGCATGACCTCGCGAGCGCGCGCTACTTCGCGGACAGGACGATGGTCCTCTACGCGGGGCAGTTGGTGGAGAGCGCGCCGAGCGAGGAGTTGATGCAGCGTCCCGCGCATCCCTATACGCAACTGCTGCTCTCCGCGGTTCCGGATCCGACGGGCTCCATCACGAGCGAGCTGAAGGCCAGGCCCGGGGCACCCGTCTTGATCGATCCTCCTCCGGGCTGTCCGTTCGCCGCGCGCTGCCCGAACGTCCTGCCCGCGTGCCGAGAGCGGATGCCGGGCCGGACCCAGCTCGACGCTACCCGTTGGGTGCGCTGCCATCTCTTCGGAGAGGGCGCCCCGGCTGTTCCGGAGAAGGCCGAGGCCTGA